One genomic segment of Deltaproteobacteria bacterium includes these proteins:
- the ald gene encoding alanine dehydrogenase — translation MIIGCPKEVKTREYRVGLVPGGVTALTGRGHQVLMEKGAGLGSGIADAAYEVAGAKLVEKSTEVWARAEMIVKVKEPIAAEYALMREGQTVYTYFHLAADKPLSKALLERKVAAVAYETIQTDDGQLPLLKPMSEVAGRMAVQVGAVQLEKEHGGKGVLLSGVPGVRRGKVVILGGGTVGTNSAKLASGMGADTVVLDVSNNRLAYLDDIFGSRITPVYSDPAQIARYVREADLVIGGVLIPGAKAPKLVSEKLVSEMQEGSVVVDVAVDQGGCIETCHPTTHDHPTYLVHGVVHYCVANMPGAVAQTSTFALTNATIGYGLRLADLGVVEAVKRDRALALGVNTFNGHCTYKAVAEAHDLDYTPLEKALATRR, via the coding sequence ATGATCATCGGTTGCCCGAAAGAGGTCAAAACCCGCGAGTACCGGGTGGGCCTGGTTCCAGGCGGCGTCACGGCGCTGACCGGGCGCGGGCACCAGGTGCTGATGGAAAAGGGCGCCGGTCTGGGCAGCGGCATCGCCGACGCCGCGTACGAGGTGGCGGGTGCCAAGCTCGTCGAGAAGTCGACCGAAGTCTGGGCGCGCGCGGAAATGATCGTCAAGGTGAAGGAGCCCATCGCCGCCGAGTACGCGCTGATGCGCGAAGGTCAGACCGTCTACACCTATTTTCATCTCGCGGCGGACAAGCCGCTGAGCAAGGCGCTCCTCGAGCGGAAGGTCGCCGCGGTCGCGTATGAGACCATCCAGACCGACGATGGACAGCTTCCGCTCCTGAAGCCGATGAGCGAGGTCGCCGGCCGCATGGCGGTGCAGGTTGGTGCGGTGCAGCTGGAGAAGGAGCACGGCGGCAAGGGGGTACTGCTCTCGGGCGTTCCCGGCGTGCGCCGCGGCAAGGTGGTCATCCTCGGCGGCGGAACCGTCGGCACCAACAGCGCGAAGCTCGCCTCGGGGATGGGGGCGGACACGGTGGTGCTCGACGTGAGCAACAACAGGCTCGCGTACCTCGACGACATCTTCGGCTCGAGGATCACGCCGGTCTATTCGGATCCGGCGCAGATCGCCCGCTACGTGCGCGAGGCGGACCTCGTGATCGGAGGCGTGCTCATCCCTGGCGCCAAGGCACCCAAGCTCGTCAGCGAGAAGCTCGTCAGCGAGATGCAGGAAGGGAGCGTGGTCGTCGACGTCGCGGTCGACCAGGGCGGCTGCATCGAGACCTGCCATCCGACGACGCACGATCACCCGACGTACCTGGTCCACGGCGTCGTCCACTACTGCGTGGCGAACATGCCTGGCGCGGTGGCGCAGACCAGCACGTTCGCGCTCACCAACGCCACCATCGGCTACGGGCTGCGGCTCGCCGATCTGGGTGTCGTCGAAGCGGTCAAGCGGGACCGCGCCCTCGCGCTCGGCGTCAATACCTTCAACGGCCACTGCACGTACAAGGCCGTTGCCGAGGCCCACGACCTCGACTACACGCCGCTGGAGAAGGCCCTCGCAACGCGCAGGTAA
- a CDS encoding radical SAM protein — protein MLKLLFADSSGRVYEHPELLALARDGRPLEEPAPVPPHSTLAALPGRRPVGLDPSSGRVIELSEVRIGRRVVRPSAVAAVLPPGWTRTELPAFRKSALAPVLPQWAYTAAAWDDRRGCHVAWALHTDRRRHWDPATHSTPDLPGRIEARLAADDNPLLRQLAKCALTYRCFTAQNTFYERDEGAIPASSGCNARCVGCISEQPEEGPPASHERIERAPDAVAMAAIGIAHLSRAPGRTMVSFGQGCEGEPLTRAREIAEAIRRMRAASLRGSINVNTNGSLPDHLELLIDAGLDSCRISLNSAHKPLYEAYYQPIGYGWEDVEESIRLARRRGAYTAINLLTFPGVTDQEGEADALCALVSRARVDQVQARSLAIDPDAYAAIAARYAAGGRRIGISGLIDRLKRARKGLAIGNFARALNERHTLS, from the coding sequence ATGCTGAAGCTTCTCTTCGCCGATTCCTCGGGTCGGGTTTACGAGCACCCGGAGCTGCTCGCGCTGGCGCGCGATGGCCGGCCGCTCGAAGAGCCCGCGCCAGTGCCGCCCCATAGCACGCTGGCGGCGCTTCCCGGACGCCGCCCGGTCGGGCTCGATCCCTCCAGCGGGCGCGTGATCGAGCTCTCGGAGGTCCGCATCGGACGGCGCGTCGTGCGCCCAAGCGCGGTCGCGGCGGTGCTTCCGCCGGGGTGGACGCGCACCGAGCTGCCGGCCTTCCGGAAGTCGGCGCTCGCGCCGGTCCTGCCGCAGTGGGCGTACACGGCGGCGGCCTGGGACGATCGACGCGGCTGTCACGTCGCCTGGGCTTTGCACACCGACCGGCGCCGTCATTGGGACCCCGCCACCCACTCGACCCCGGACCTCCCGGGGCGGATCGAGGCGCGCCTCGCGGCTGACGACAACCCGCTGTTGCGCCAGCTCGCGAAGTGCGCGCTCACGTACCGCTGCTTTACCGCGCAGAACACCTTCTATGAGCGCGACGAAGGCGCAATTCCCGCCAGCTCGGGGTGCAATGCCCGCTGCGTGGGTTGCATCTCTGAACAGCCGGAGGAAGGTCCGCCCGCGTCGCACGAACGGATCGAACGCGCTCCCGACGCGGTGGCCATGGCCGCGATTGGAATCGCCCACCTGTCGCGGGCGCCGGGTCGGACGATGGTGTCGTTCGGGCAAGGCTGCGAAGGCGAGCCGCTCACGCGCGCCCGCGAGATCGCCGAGGCCATCCGGCGCATGCGCGCGGCATCGCTGCGCGGCTCGATCAACGTCAACACCAACGGATCGTTGCCCGACCATCTCGAGCTGCTGATCGATGCGGGGCTCGATTCGTGCCGGATCAGCCTGAACAGCGCGCACAAGCCGCTCTACGAGGCGTATTACCAGCCCATCGGTTACGGCTGGGAAGACGTCGAGGAATCGATCCGGCTTGCCCGGCGCCGCGGCGCCTACACGGCGATCAACTTGCTCACGTTCCCCGGTGTGACGGATCAGGAGGGCGAAGCCGACGCGCTTTGCGCCCTCGTCTCGAGAGCGCGCGTGGATCAAGTCCAGGCGCGCAGCCTCGCCATCGACCCGGACGCGTACGCCGCCATCGCAGCGCGATACGCGGCGGGCGGCCGCCGGATTGGAATCTCTGGCCTGATCGACCGGCTGAAGCGGGCGCGAAAGGGGCTCGCGATCGGAAACTTCGCGCGCGCACTGAACGAGCGGCACACCCTAAGCTGA
- a CDS encoding porin family protein produces MKGLLVALALGALVLPAAAMADSEFSIVLQGGATKYNQSLSGSDIGAAYGARLGILPTPMLGVEVGYLGTQNNINQSLSEGRQASTLKTNEGYADVRLNILPGEVTPYVFGGYGYTWVNGAAASGVPNSSTSTLPFGGGVEGNIGAFKLGGRFQYNYLFSNINTGGNTISVNKGGNSDFWSATVDLGASFR; encoded by the coding sequence ATGAAGGGACTTCTTGTCGCTCTCGCACTGGGCGCCCTGGTGCTCCCCGCAGCCGCGATGGCGGACAGCGAGTTCAGCATCGTGCTGCAGGGCGGCGCGACGAAGTACAACCAGTCGCTGAGCGGGTCGGATATCGGGGCCGCTTACGGCGCTCGCCTGGGGATACTGCCGACGCCAATGCTCGGGGTCGAGGTCGGCTACCTGGGGACGCAGAACAACATCAACCAGAGCCTGAGCGAAGGCCGTCAGGCGAGCACCCTGAAGACGAACGAAGGGTACGCCGACGTGCGTCTGAACATCCTTCCGGGCGAAGTCACGCCGTACGTGTTCGGCGGGTACGGCTACACCTGGGTCAATGGCGCGGCGGCGTCGGGCGTGCCCAACAGCTCGACCAGCACGCTGCCCTTCGGCGGTGGCGTCGAGGGAAATATCGGCGCGTTCAAGCTCGGTGGCCGCTTCCAGTACAACTATCTCTTCAGCAACATCAACACCGGCGGCAACACCATCTCGGTCAACAAGGGTGGCAACTCCGATTTCTGGAGCGCCACGGTCGACCTGGGCGCATCGTTCCGCTGA
- a CDS encoding class I SAM-dependent rRNA methyltransferase — MGPVRLELQKDLVRHLRAGHPWIYKRAVERPPSGLDAGAVVDVVSGGKFVARGYFDPASAVRVRVLTRDPAEAIGPLFWRRRIAKAVALRRAYVLSPETDCARLVHGEGDGLPGVVIDLYGAFAVLKLYSAGLAAHRSAIVDALRGEVALAGIYGRDEEIGRSDEEDELSDRDSPPARGRPLWGTEPPVEVIVREQGMRIAVDLRAGQKTGYFLDQRENRFALRRFARGRSRAANCFAYSGGFSVSAALGGAREVIAIDRDGGALQLARRNFELNGIDPAAHGFVAGDVLEFLRGEKKPFDLIVLDPPAFAKSQKAVPAALDGYASLHRAAFQALAPGGILATGSCSARVSAEQFVGAIREAASKTHTDLQLLEEKRQPPDHPALLSFPEGKYLKFFVFRKGG, encoded by the coding sequence TTGGGCCCGGTAAGGCTCGAGCTGCAGAAGGACCTGGTCCGGCACCTGCGAGCAGGGCACCCCTGGATCTACAAGCGCGCGGTCGAACGTCCTCCGTCCGGGCTCGACGCGGGCGCCGTGGTCGATGTCGTGTCCGGGGGGAAGTTCGTCGCCCGCGGGTACTTCGATCCGGCGAGCGCGGTTCGCGTCCGCGTGCTGACGCGCGATCCCGCGGAAGCGATCGGTCCGCTTTTCTGGCGCCGCCGCATCGCGAAGGCGGTGGCGCTTCGGCGCGCGTACGTCCTCTCGCCGGAGACGGACTGTGCGCGCCTCGTCCACGGCGAGGGCGACGGCCTGCCGGGCGTGGTCATCGATCTGTATGGCGCATTCGCGGTGCTGAAGCTCTATAGCGCGGGCCTCGCCGCGCACCGCTCGGCCATCGTCGATGCCCTCCGCGGCGAGGTCGCGCTCGCGGGGATCTACGGCAGGGACGAGGAGATCGGCCGCTCCGACGAAGAAGATGAGCTGAGCGACCGCGACTCGCCGCCCGCGAGAGGGCGTCCGCTCTGGGGTACCGAGCCGCCCGTGGAGGTGATCGTCCGCGAGCAGGGCATGCGCATCGCCGTGGATCTGCGCGCCGGCCAGAAGACCGGATATTTCCTCGACCAGCGGGAGAACCGGTTCGCGCTCCGGCGGTTCGCGCGCGGGCGGTCGCGGGCTGCGAACTGCTTCGCTTATTCGGGCGGTTTCTCGGTCAGCGCCGCGCTGGGCGGAGCGCGCGAAGTGATCGCGATCGACCGCGACGGCGGCGCGTTGCAACTGGCGCGTCGCAACTTCGAGCTGAACGGCATCGATCCGGCCGCCCACGGCTTCGTCGCCGGCGACGTCCTGGAATTCCTGCGCGGCGAAAAGAAGCCGTTCGATCTGATCGTGCTCGATCCACCCGCCTTCGCGAAGTCCCAGAAGGCGGTGCCTGCGGCCCTCGACGGGTATGCGTCGTTGCACCGCGCTGCGTTCCAGGCGCTCGCGCCCGGCGGCATTCTCGCCACCGGCTCCTGCTCGGCGCGCGTCTCCGCCGAACAGTTCGTGGGCGCAATCCGCGAAGCAGCGTCGAAGACGCACACCGACCTGCAGCTCCTCGAGGAGAAGCGGCAGCCTCCGGATCACCCGGCACTGCTCTCGTTCCCGGAGGGCAAGTACCTGAAGTTCTTCGTCTTTCGAAAGGGGGGATGA
- a CDS encoding alpha/beta fold hydrolase, with translation MVLAGQFLERSVVIGDLDALYHRGTRDPPCAIAAPHPAVGGSMLSPVVAELAWALTRAGHPTMRFDYRGVGASRGVSRHPAGGQKIAELQDEVADLHQACDQLLATSGMVSACAVGYSFGAAVALEAASDARIGRLILIAPPTRLYEFAMVAEVRKPLLIVCAHHDSWCDRASLPVPPDARLEVIPHSDHFFSRGLTEVGKTVAGWLRDGDPCGLDADPE, from the coding sequence ATGGTGCTGGCGGGCCAGTTTCTCGAGCGCAGCGTCGTGATCGGCGACCTCGACGCGCTCTATCACCGCGGCACGCGCGATCCGCCCTGCGCCATCGCGGCGCCGCATCCGGCGGTCGGCGGCAGCATGCTTTCCCCCGTCGTCGCCGAGCTTGCCTGGGCGCTGACGAGGGCAGGTCATCCGACGATGCGTTTCGACTACCGCGGCGTCGGTGCTTCGCGCGGCGTCTCGCGACATCCCGCCGGCGGCCAGAAGATTGCGGAGCTGCAGGACGAGGTCGCGGATCTGCACCAGGCCTGCGATCAGCTGCTCGCGACCAGCGGCATGGTCTCGGCGTGCGCGGTCGGGTACAGCTTCGGAGCGGCGGTGGCGCTCGAGGCGGCGTCGGATGCGCGGATCGGCCGGCTGATCCTGATTGCGCCGCCAACGCGGTTGTACGAGTTCGCGATGGTCGCCGAAGTACGCAAGCCGCTCCTGATCGTCTGCGCGCACCACGATTCCTGGTGCGATCGCGCCAGCCTGCCTGTGCCGCCGGACGCACGGCTGGAAGTGATCCCGCACTCGGACCACTTCTTCTCGCGCGGGCTCACCGAGGTGGGCAAGACGGTCGCCGGCTGGCTGCGCGACG